The genomic window ATTTGATCTTACCTTGTACTTGTAATCTATATAAAATGAGCAGAAAGGTGATTATGTGACTAAACATGTTTGGGACGTGAGTGATTGAAATGAACTGCAGCATGCATACATATGTAGTTATAATGTGTCACCGTATCTGGCCTTCCTAGACTGAGATCGCCCCCTACGTACAGAAAGTGATAATGCATCAACATGATTGGTCCAAAGTGATGTACAGAGGAGGCTCAGATAAGAGCAGACATGAGAAGAATCCGAGAAGACCAAAGAGGATTAAATGCAGTTAAGTATAAACTTTTTAAGTTTGTGTGCCCTTtgaaatgaattaaacaagTTCAAGCATAAATTGTACAGATAATAAATGTAACGTTGATTTAAGTCAACCAGAAAGCAGAAtaagatgttttgatttgccAGATCACCtgattactaaaaaaaaaatgtttgtgttatgtgtgctcagtcatttttaaaaacctttatctttatttatacagggagacccATTGAGAGCCCTTagtctctttttcatgggcgtcttgttcaaaatacagaaaaaaaaacacaacacaaagtgTGTTACGTTTATACACATGtgaacaaaattgttggtaccctttggttaatgaaagaaaagctcacaatggtcacagaccTGAtctgaatctgacaaaagaaataataaataaaaattatatgaaatttaaccaatgaaagtcagacactGCTTTTCAaacatgcttcaacagaatgactaaaaaaataaactcatggcctggacaaaaattatggtacctctagaaaagactgaaattaatgtgaccaaagggacatgttaatccaaggtgtgtccactaattagcatcacaggtgtctacagtcttgtaatcagtcagtgggcctgtatatagggctacaggtcgtcactgtgctgtttggtgacatggtgtgtaccacactcaacatagaccagaggaagcaaaggaaagagttgtctcaggagatgggaaagaaaattatagacaagcatgttaaatgtaaaggctataagactatcaccaagcagcttgatgttcctgtgactacagttgcacatattattcagaaaattaagatccatgggactgtaaccaacctccctggatgtggctgcaggaggaaaactgatgacaaatcaaagagacagataatatgaatggtaacaaaagaacccagaaaaaaagattaaaggtgaacttcaagctcaaggaacatcagtgtcagatcacaCCATCCatcgttgtttgagccaaagtggatttaatgggagacgaccaaggaggggacaccattgttgaaaacaaatcataaaaaggccagattggaatttgccaaactacatgttgacaagccacaaagcttctgagAGAATGTCCTATGTACAGACacaaatggaactttttgccaaggcacatcagctttatgttcagacagtaaaatgaagcatatcatgAAAAGAaaactgtccctactgtgaaacatggaggaggctctgttatgttctggggctgctttgctgcatctggcacagggtgtcttgaatctgtgcagggtgtaatgaaatctcaagactatcaagggattctaaagagaaatgtgctgccagtgtcagaaagcttggtctcagtcgcaggtcatgggtcttgcaacaagATAAtgcccaaaacacacagcaaaaaacacccaagaatggctaagaggaaaacattggactattctaaagtgccCTTCTATGAGCCCTCAACTAAATCCTATtcagcatctttggaaggaccTGAAACATgtcgtctggaaaaggcacccttcaaacctgagacaactggaacagtttgctcatgaggagtgggccaaaatacctgctgagaggtgcagaagtctcattgacagttacaggaatcatttgatttcagtgattgcctcaaaaggttgtgcaacaaattATTAAgtttaagggtaccatcatttttttccaggtctgtttcattaggtttttgttttttttattctgttgaagcctggttgaaaagcaatgtctgactttcactggttaaatttcatataatttttatttattattacttttgtcagattcaagttatttctgtgaccattgtgagtttttctttcattaaccgatgggtaccaacaattttgtccatgtctgtaagtccatttaaaaaagtaaaaacagaagCAGATGAGTTTGTTACCATGAAATTGTGTTTGTGGCACCTAAGAatccaattttgcttgtccttgaaacaTATTCCATCTTtgagaagcaaaacagccaaaagcccttttccccatttcagttttGGTGTGGCTCGTCCTTAGACTTAAACAATCATGTGacattgtattaaatgttcctgtaTCATTGATTAATAGGTGAGATATTCCGGCAGTCttagtagtcccttataaatacatttcatacagtgttgttctcttctaacagacagtgatggccaacccactttttcatagagaaacagtgatgagtttcaaatccatcacctgtaataaaacgaagggctgagtgacaTAATGGATCCAACAGTTTCAAGatgaggctgaagtctgcatgtacaccacatccccatgaTCCAAAACGGAtaggaaggttgcttgcactatttttctttaatttattgggatacaatatttgtttctgtaataaaatgatcatttagattttaaactgttacataattctgagatgtgttttttttaaaggataagttctcatcaagccaaaatccaagatatttataagtgttgactctttcaatggatgtaccatttagcGTATAAAGGTTTGTAGCTTTtgcatgttactgaaatgttttgggggttttttgtttgtttgtttttgttttttttaaatcatatacttagttgtattttcattcaaaaacagctgaagatttatgagggagttttggatcattaaaatcttgttgcagttttaaaagtgcctgatcagcagagggagcacttgcatacaaaacatacatcatctgcatatgaatctatgtggctttcttttaaattgtgaccaatagaattaataaatatagtaaaaaatagggagcccaaaattgagccttggggcactcctttactttactactgcctaggttctgtttgaaagataattttggaaccgactaaaaataatattactccagAAGTAATTTACTCTTGAGTACTCATCAACCACTATTTCTACTTAAGAAACATCTGATTAAGTTAAACTTAATGTAAAAGGACATTAAATCATGCACACTATCTGGTATATCTGGTATTTTTCAAAGAATATCACAAACTCTAGATCAGATCGGattcaacataaagcttttgcctCTTATAACTGTCTGATGTGTGTACTCTGCTATTCCAAGTGACTTTGCCATAACCACTTTGTATTGAGTATTTGCCAAGTGCAGCAGGTGTCAGTGACTCTGTTCTTCTGTATTAGTTTTGATtaagtttttgttcatgttttaaatgggtTTGCCTCACTGTGTTCACTGACAGCACAAAAATACACTCCGCTGTCTCCAGACTCCAGGTTTTCCACTGTCAGTGTCCCACTTTCAGCATCTGGTTTTGTAACTTTCAATCTCTCATTTTTAAAATCTGTCTCAAAATCCGGTTCAGTGTATGGAGTTGTATATACAATTTGTCTAATGTTTTCTCCAGGTCTCTGTCTGTACCAGTACATTTGATAATATGTGGGTCCTTTTCTGTGGCTGCAGTCCAATGTGGCATCATCTCCTTCTTTTGTCCATAACATCTGTTTCTGCATCACATCAGCATCTGCATTAGCTGCACCTGTCGAAATTAGTTCCAGCTTAaccaataatatatttttttttatcattttgtgttGTGAAAATAACCTCACCTTTTTTTTGAgtccaaattaaaatgagtaACAGCTTTAGGAGATGGTTGAGCATGTTTGTGCCTTGGGTCTATTCAAATGAAATGAGCCAGTATCCAGGTGTTAGAACTTCAATCACCTTCTATGTCCTTCTGATCTACTGAGGCTTTCTATATTTGCTATTGTTCAGTGAGTGTCCCCTGGTGGTAAGGACAAGCAACAGCCATGTCAAATCTGTCACACTGTAAGATAAGAGAGCATTAACCAACAAATCTGTCAAAACATGTTTATGACAtattaatattgtgttttaaatgtctcaatggtcttgggcctttttatttttcagaactGCTTTCACCCGACAAACCCTAGTGGACTCTGCGTTCTTCCTGCAGCAGTATTGAATAACAATAAGTGAAATCATTTGATGTGAATCTAAGTAAATTGGAGAATGTATAAATCATTGATGCATTAAGTCTACCACTGTATAGTGATCCTCAACATGTCTGACTGCGTGACATCTCTACCTGTAGCGTGACCTGTGCTTTCAAAATAACAACCTTTTACATTCAAGTTACATTttcagtgatttttgttttctatGCCCAAGGAGCATCACTAAAACTAGGACAGGCTTGGCCATTTTTGCTTTCTGCTTGCTTTTCTCTGAAAAGAGAATCTCACCTTATAATGGTGAAACTTTTGACAGGGCTCTATATGAATGCTACATGACTGATAAGTGAGTGCCCTCTAGTGTACATAAACTATATTCATTTTGGTCGCTGTGAAGTCATGGGTTTCAGTCTCATAgccttttttttaaccatgGATATCAAATTGTAATttgcaatattacattttattcattcattccacactCAGTGGACTACCACCAATCACTAATGCACACATCACATGCAAACTAGACAAGGTGGATagagtgtcttgcacaaggacacaacaacagtttccactGCTGCCCCCCGTGACATCTGGTATTTCCAGAGGTCTCCAAATACTAAACAGGCCCGGCCGTGACCAGATGAGTTGgtctcaaaacaaacatttaaaactaatTTTCACTTATCTTGTCCAAGACCATTCTAAAAATACTTGAAAATATATACATCGATGTACAAATCTGGCCGGGATGCTGTCTGAAGAAGTACATGCAGTCTATGTTTAAACCCAGAGAGTGGTTGCAGTTCATTGTCACATTGTCTCCCACAATTGTGACCAAATATGGAGTGTGCTCGACCACTGTCCCGTCAGTTTGACCTGTATTGTGTTCTTTTATCTAATCATTATGAAATATACAGTGAtttgttgaaaattaccactagtctaaagaagaaaaataagacACTTTTTATGTGTGAAAGTGTCCATTGTTTGGAGTGGGCGTTTCATAGCAGAAAACCAGGCTTTAAATGAGTGACAATACTGAAACATGGTGATTGGATGAGAGATACAGGGTTGTGATTCCCTAAAAGATACATGAAATAATGTGATTGACTAGATTCAAAGATCTAAGTTTGTGATTGGTTGAAAGTCAGAGGTTGGTGGTACTCAAGGTCTAGTCTTCaacagtttgttctccttgtaTAGTCCTAATTAACTATAGTAATGATTTAGATGTATTTTAGaccaggttttgtcctggttcataCCAGATACTTGTTACTTTTGGGCATGGCCTAATAATATAAGAGACTATATCAGCTGTTTTTGTGAGCTTGTGTTGCTCTTGCTGTGTAGATAGAGGTCAGGTTAGCAGCTGCAGTGGGTGGGGCCTGTTGTATGGGGGCGGGGCTTATTGTTATAGTGGAATGTGACCTTTTGCAGCTGCAGTGACCGCGTCCTGTCTCCTGCACTTTCACAAAACGCCTCTCACGTCAACAACTGCTTCAACCGGGTTTTTCCGATACCACAGTTCACTTCCTGTAAGAACATGTGACTTTACATTAACTGACTTCAAAACTTTGCAAGAAATTTGACATTAATGTGACTTTTAATACTGTTTTAATTAAAGGGCTACATGCATTTATGAACTGATATTACAGTTTCTTTATCTTCTGAGTTTGTCTTCTTATTTGAACCATTTCTCTACAACTGCAGTAATTTAAAACCATTGAGAttcattgttatattttatttataatgcatgaTCAAAACAACATGTAGAACAATGATTGTATATTTTCATACATGTAAAGCTAATTTTTGAGTGGCTTTTTAGACAACATGCAAAGATGTATTTTatcaatacaacacaactcacaaatatACATTATTTACATCTTAGCATTAACAGTATTAGTCGGGGATTGAGGGCAGTTTATTTGTAACCAAACAGAGCCACAGCTTCTACTTAGACCTCAGCTATATTGACTTTTTTCAGAAACAAATTACATAATTTTATGATTTACAGTCACAGTTCACACCCCATCATTAGGACTTATGTTACATCTCATTTCCTCTTTTtacaaacataaatcacaaaaaagtaaaatcagTATATTATCATGAAGCAAATGTGAACCAGCTTTGGTAAagaaaaaggaaacaaaaagcGGTTTAACTGTTTCTATTGTGTAGTCAGCCATGTACATGCATTAGATTAACTATTTCACAAGCAGAAACTAACAATTAGCACTGACTGCATGTGCTTGACCTCTTTCACTGTTTTCCGATTGTTCCCTAAAATCAAAACCAAGACATTTATATTAgatttcaaacacatttaatcaTTGCTGTTTATTTGATTCTCTTTTATATGTTGTGAGACTGACCTGAAGTTTCCAGACCAAAGCCCCCACAAACACTCCATAGACGAGACCTTTGAGGATCAGAACAGTGTACGACAGTTTGGCAGCTTGAGTGGTCTTCATATATTTTTCTGAGGAATTAAATAATACGTATATTATGGGAACACTAAACCAGTAACCAACTAGAGATATCAAATGTTAGTGTTAGTGGTTTGTTGTTTGATGCCAGTCAATTGTAACTGTTGAATCATAACTGAGATAATGTTAAATTAATGTGATTTCAGTATGAACACTTCACCTTTAGGTATACTTTTTTGGtatgttttgaatgtatttttgcttctaaaCTTCTCACagttataatttgtttttaaattttacttttatctgAACTCAGTGAAGCTAGCAATAATCGATAAACAAACCACATCTGAACAGATCTTGAACTCTGCTCACTAAGGTAAAAAACTAAACCAGCATCAACCAAGTCTACATGTTTTTGGGaagattatttctattgtgaGCTTAAACTAGTTCTAAACCAGAAatcaacctggactaaacctagacttgtttaatcctggattaaaccagttctaaacctggactaaaacaagactcaTGCTGTATTAATGTGGTTCTTTGGAACTTGGGATTCTGAGATGAGATGTCAGTGTTTGCATGTTTGCATTCATGCGCCTTTATCTCAGAAAGTCGCTATTGTGAAGTCACTGTCAATAAAATCACTCAGTCCGCTGATTTAATAGTGTGTACAAGAGCTAAGCAAtaagagtttatttatttactttagctACTTAATGTTACATCGGAATTAAACATTTGTAGTGTCAGTTCTTTCCTGTGGAGATCTGTTGCTCTTATGATATCAATAACTGACAGTTAAGCCCTAAAGATAATCACTTTTACTCAATCAAATGTGTTAGATCAATTAACAGATTGGCTGATTTTCATTTATCTCCATACAGCAGATAACTTCAGGTGCAGAAGTTGGGCAGAAGGTTTTGCTCGAGTTCCTGAGTTGTTCTGAATTGTGCGagcatttttgtgcatttttctactcagaaacacattttccagaGTTCCACTGAACCACATGGACACAGCATCAGATTTGCAGTTACTAAGACAACGAGTGCAAAGTATACATACCCCGTGAGATGGCATTTTTCCCTGTAGAGACAAAGATGATTTAGAACCAAATACCtgacatatttatttatcttattcaAACTCATTTATACTCACCTTCAATGCCCTTTATCTCATCAAAGTGATCTGTGTTGTTAAACTTATTGAAAAAGAGCACATTACATTTGAAAGTGTTTGTCGGGTTGTACCACTTTTCCCTTGGGATCATGAGCCGGCTGGTGATCGTGTAGTACTTGTCTTTCCTCTGCGGGACGCTGTCTGTAGAGACCCCATTTTCAGCTTTGTCTCCATTAATGAGCCAGGTAACAGTGACATGGTCTGGGTAGAAGCCACTGGCCACGCAAACCAGGGTCCTGCTTCTGGGACCCTCTTTTTCTGATGGTTTGAAGATTTTAACTTTTGGTTCGGTAATGTAAATGTTTGGCTCTGAAAAGATGAGACAATTAAGAGGAATACTTTTGTAACTGAAATTTAATCAAAATATGAGCATAATGGTGTAATTCACAAAGCCGATATAAGACTGAGTGGCCCTGGTTACACCTATTTAGGGTAATAAGtaagtattttaagtatttttacagCAGTATCTTcatatttttagtctgtctttTATAACCAAAATCATGCAAATCAAAGACAAATTGAACAagataaaagttacatttatttatggtttgaatattgcacattttgagTCTTGGCACAGATGCTGAAGGCTTAAATCATCTACTACATGTATGATTCATCAGTCACAAATAATTTACACTATAGCCAGTGTTCTcataaaagtaaatgtgtttatacTTTTTATCAGCCAGTATTTAGATTCAAATTTTTTCTATACCCAAAACGGGCACTACAGGTTCCTCCACCAATGTAGGCTACATGCAACTAGGCAACTATTATTTTTTGCtgaagtttatattttttttttttttttttttttttttacaaatttacaaCGTTAAATTAttgagacatattttttattattttggttgtttttaccTAAGACAATAATCTCCGAAGTAAGCCTCTGCTTGGTAGTTCAGAGTTATACATCTGAACACTAAGAACCTATTTCAGTACTAGACCACATAAACTGGGCAATGAGCCAAAAATATTCACTGTAGCACCTTTTTCACTAACAGCTGTATTTTTCTGCTACCAACTTTGTTCATCAACTTCAAAAATTTAAATTAGGAGATTCTATAATGACAAAATTACATGAGAACTTAATCATCTTATCACTAAAAACATTGCTACTATATTTTTCTTACCTAAAACGGTGAGTCTGGTGCCGGCTCCAAAGTGAGCTTCACTGAATGTACACAGAGCAACTCAACTATTCAAAAACCACCGACTTATTATCTCTCTGCATcactgagctttttttttttttttttttttgcaaattttgacaatttttaatAGGTAGATGGCAAATTTGATAGATCTATATATAAGATATCAAAAATGGTAAAGGCATAGTTTAGTCTTTCCTTACCTAAATTGGTTAACTTGATTCCTCCACCAAAGTATGCTTcattggagccaaagtcaaaGTGAATTAGCTTAGTGTCCAGCCCAGCTCATGAACAAATCAAATacctatatttttattttaagaataTTTATTATGGCTTTCAGTGCCACATATAAATGACAAAACTTAACTAAAACCGTCAGTTTGGTTCCTTGCCCAAAGTAGGATTTGTTGTCACATTGAAGTAATATGGCGCATCAAACTACcctattttgtgtaattgtaAAACTATTTCCAAAGTGATGCattcaaaccaaaatacaataaaaaaaacacaataattattcatatttaccTTGAACAATGAGCCTGGTGCCTTGTCTGAAGCAGACAGGTTGAGAGTTGGTCTCAGTGCCTTTCGTGCAGATCAAAACTGACACTTGAAAATCTCTCACCCTCTTCTACTTTGCAAAATTGAATCCATTCTAAAACAAAACCTCATGGCTGTGTCTATAattgtaaaagtttaaaatgttaaaaacttTAAAGCTGTTGAAGCTAATCCACAAGATCCAGATGCTTCATGTCGTCATGTTGCACAGTTTTTACTCAATTGATTagaagtctgtttgtgatacttaatttattacaataattcattcattaaacatttaaaaaatgccCAAAGGAAAATAAAGTCCATATTTTAGATGTATTTCTGTGACATATATTAGGCTTCCAGATATTAAAGTCATAAAAATCTGTATTTGTATTATAGCCCAGTGTCTTCAGTGAGAGCAGTGTCCCGTTCAGAGAGGGGAGTGTCCATGTGGGTCCATCctgtccctctctgctcctgtcccagtACAGTCAGTGCAGCCCTGTGTGAGAGCTCAGAGGTTTTTGTACAGCGTCTCTATAGGAGTGTAACACGGTGCCCCCTGTCCCCACGATGAAAACACTTCATACAAaaagctctgctcctctcagacacaaaagagagagagaggagcagctgtGACAAGCAAACACAAAGTAGAAACACaagtcaataaaaacatatagagGCATTTTTAAGAACAAGAAGTGACATGTTTCCTGACCACACCTCAGATCCAATCAGATACAAGAGGCAAAGATCTACATCACAACTTTAGTGCAAGCTTTGAATAGACTTCTTCACTTTATAGACAAACTATGTTTGGTGGGTGGCATCTGTAAGAAGTCAAAATCACAAGAAATGCTCATTTGAAATGCATGCTTTacatatgtaaatgtaaatcaaGGTATAGTTTGTAaagaagttgttttgtttttgttttgtttttttcaaacgCATAATTTGTTGCTAAAAGataatctatttatttaaattttatacaTGAAAACCGCAAACAGAGGAAACAAAGTTCATGAAATCTACAACTAAAaatttataaatacaaaaatacagtgacTGGGTTAACCCTATCACATGTGTAATTATAGacttaatgtaaatgtaatcatGTTTCCCCCCAACAGAGGTCAGTGTCTTCTCACTTACAGCTGTTATCCTTTCACATCTAAAGACAATACATTGATGTAATCTCACTTTGAATAGTTGCATggattacattacattagttGTATCCATCATTATAACAAGACAGTGACATTGTACATTGTGTCTGTTGCGTGTGAAAGACACCTGCTGGCTTATCTCACTTTTGTGGCTTGTCTGCTCATTCATTTCATGTATGTTACATCAAAGcttcatattaaaacaaatactgccatcatttatgtttatatttaacTATTCATGATTCAGTCTGCACTATTCCTATTCTTGAAAACATGTAAAGGTATTTTTAACTATGTTCAATGTTTTACGTTTTTGTGGCTTTCTGTGTCACTGTGCTTGGCTGGTAGCGCAGTAAAACACAGCTGAATCCTCTTTTGTCACATTATTTATGATCAGGATGGAGTCATGCCCAGACGGCCTTAATACAGTGAATGTAgatttgtcaaaaaaaacactcaatagAGGATGCCTTTAACAACGGAATACGCCCCCAACTGCACTGCTACTACCAGTGGATAATGACGTATCTGACTATCAACCATGAACTCCAAACTAATGGAGAAATAAGCAGAGTTGTTGGCACTTGCAGTGATATAGACACTGATAGTTTCACCATGTATCCATGATCTAAATatagaaaactgaaacaaaagcatgTGCTGGAGTCTAATGGGGATTACTCTTTAACTCTTGCCTTGTAAATCACAATTGTCTTCTAATTGTCTTCTTATTTCTAATGTGTGGACAAACTCGGAAtgacttgcctgggatccagaatacacccTTCTTCAATAGTCTATAATGTGAATGTGGTCACTCGtcagcttttgattcagtagatcataaaatcctGTTCAAGCGCCTGAAGCATATTGGACTTAACAGTGCTACATGGAATTGGTTCCAagattatctttcaaacagaagcCAGTAGtacctgggggacttcaatttttaaactttaagcaTAGGAGTGCCCCGATATAATATAAAATCTCATGTTTGgagtctaaaaactggctgcactaaaaaaaagcttttggttattttcctTCCCATAAAAATTAATATATTTCAAGTACATACAAAACTGTATACTTTGGTGTCACAAATACAGTTGAATAATCTGATAAGAAAGATGTATACTcacacctgttttaatgttttaagttGACTtgtgttatttgttttatttgtatttttctgtattttaaacagggcgcccatgaaaaggagagtctgagtgctctaaATGGCCTGTCCCTGTATAAAGaaagataaatgaatgaaaatgtgattgacaggtggtttTTCCAAACAAGCTCCtttacaaggaaaaaataaaggagacaaaatatatcacagggactgaaaaacattggagatttctgtagaatgagcaaagcactaaagtCTGTCAGAGGTgacagaaatgtgatttttgttgtaaatgttaGGTGACCAATGatctccttcatttcacatgcatcactgaaaaaagATGGATCTGATTGTATGATCTGATTGTATGATCTGATTACACGGCAATGGCTTGAGACGTGGGATCCAGActtatacagagagatatcattctgaatTTGCAAAATATATTGACACCTTAGAAATGTTATATATTATACTATAAATACTAAATCCAACATATCAATCAATATGAGCTTTA from Periophthalmus magnuspinnatus isolate fPerMag1 chromosome 22, fPerMag1.2.pri, whole genome shotgun sequence includes these protein-coding regions:
- the LOC117390863 gene encoding M1-specific T cell receptor beta chain-like, with product MAVKFQQSSSIIANQNASVSIECSHDDSSLTVMLWYQHRPDTRSMMLIGYTYAINTNYENELEKQFKMERTTLLNGSLTVLSASPSHSAVYFCAANATAIIFDPSSPKTVHQNTSVEINCHHDDNNMEIMLWYKQLQNGQLKLIVYSYIGFSPDFEEDFQENFGIKRPDTQTGTLSIFNKRVRDFQVSVLICTKGTETNSQPVCFRQGTRLIVQEPNIYITEPKVKIFKPSEKEGPRSRTLVCVASGFYPDHVTVTWLINGDKAENGVSTDSVPQRKDKYYTITSRLMIPREKWYNPTNTFKCNVLFFNKFNNTDHFDEIKGIEGKNAISREKYMKTTQAAKLSYTVLILKGLVYGVFVGALVWKLQGTIGKQ